In a genomic window of Myotis daubentonii chromosome X, mMyoDau2.1, whole genome shotgun sequence:
- the LOC132224662 gene encoding LOW QUALITY PROTEIN: tripartite motif-containing protein 60-like (The sequence of the model RefSeq protein was modified relative to this genomic sequence to represent the inferred CDS: deleted 1 base in 1 codon) encodes MASCPICLDYLRDPVTTECGHNFCSSCIHQRWEGLQGTFPCPVCLHHCPDRSLKGNTQLCHMTEIVQQIPGMRGKMKRQEEPLCKRHHEGLVLFCEKDLELLCAQCRVSSDHGDHPLMPIEETAATHRRKLKSYIESLSQQIKDTENQSEMQMSKCFELRQKIEHQKDELHSEVKQFKIFLEKEQNAMLISLLTETTNVEEKLMEEKNQISNHSSILNSQLIDIISKCLKTDVDLLTGIESIHNRYDNLGTLGIFLYELKEESCSLPRHYFGLHKMIHTFQVDLTLDPETAHPSLISSRDRKSVTYRTSFGLHNLQARTSYPAVLSSEGFDAGRHFWQVEIRGTGAWSLGVCKESFPKNTPMRPSPRNGCWQLQFWTNTSVTWDSGNWERIGIFLDYELGEVSFYNLRNRSHLYTFSERFTVKLMPYFCLGSSSKSLVMRIVKDE; translated from the exons ATGGCCAGCTGTCCCATCTGCCTGGATTACTTGAGAGACCCAGTGACCACTGAGTGTGGGCACAATTTCTGTTCCTCCTGCATCCACCAGCGCTGGGAAGGTCTACAGGGCACCTttccctgccctgtctgcctccaCCACTGCCCTGACAGGAGCTTGAAGGGGAACACCCAATTGTGTCACATGACCGAGATCGTTCAGCAGATTCCCGGCATGAGGGGAAAGATGAAAAGGCAAGAGGAACCCCTGTGTAAGAGGCACCATGAGGGTCTGGTCCTGTTCTGTGAGAAGGACCTGGAGCTGTTGTGTGCCCAGTGCAGGGTCTCCTCTGATCATGGGGATCACCCCCTGATGCCCATTGAAGAAACTGCAGCTACTCACAGGAGGAAGCTCAAGAGCTATATTGAGTCCTTGAGCCAGCAGATTAAAGATACTGAAAATCAGTCAGAAATGCAAATGTCAAAATGTTTTGAATTAAGACAGAAGATAGAACATCAAAAGGATGAATTGCACTCTGAAGTTaaacaatttaaa atttttttggaaAAGGAACAGAATGCAATGCTTATCAGTTTGCTAACTGAAACAACAAATGTTGAAGAAAAATTaatggaagagaaaaaccaaatatCAAACCACAGCTCCATATTAAACAGTCAGCTTATTGATATTATCAGTAAGTGTTTGAAGACAGACGTAGATTTACTCACTGGTATTGAAAGTATCCACAACAGGTATGATAACCTAGGGACCCTAGGCATCTTTTTATATGAATTAAAGGAGGAGAGTTGCTCTCTCCCCCGACATTATTTCGGCCTGCATAAAATGATCCACACATTTCAGGTAGATTTGACACTGGATCCTGAAACAGCCCATCCAAGTCTCATTAGCTCAAGAGACAGAAAAAGTGTGACCTATAGGACATCATTTGGTCTTCATAATCTTCAGGCACGCACTTCTTACCCAGCTGTCCTGAGTTCTGAGGGATTTGATGCTGGCAGGCATTTTTGGCAGGTAGAAATAAGAGGCACAGGGGCATGGTCCTTAGGTGTGTGTAAGGAATCTTTCCCCAAGAATACTCCTATGAGACCATCCCCAAGAAATGGCTGCTGGCAGCTTCAGTTCTGGACAAACACATCTGTCACATGGGATTCAGGCAACTGGGAACGGATAGGCATTTTTCTGGACTATGAGTTGGGagaagtttcattttataatttgagaAATAGATCACATCTGTATACTTTCAGTGAAAGGTTTACAGTAAAACTTATGCCCTATTTCTGCCTAGGATCTTCTTCAAAATCACTTGTAATGCGTATAGTCAAAGATGAATGA